The sequence CCTGGCGCTTGCGTTGTTCGTAGAGAAACTTGCGGCGTAGCAACTCGCCGGGATCGTCGGGAACCTTGCGCAGCCATTGCTGCATGGCCTGGTCCTGCTCAGGATCGATGTCTTCCTGGGGCTGCGCAGGTGGCTCGCCGGTCTCGCTCCGTTGGTTCGATTCAGGCGTCTGGGCCGCGTTCGCGCCTGCATTCGGGTTGCGGCTACTTGCCTCGTCCTGCTCGGGCGCCTCGGTTGCATCGCCTTGGGCGGCGGGCGAGCCATTCGTCGCGGACTGCTCGGGCTGATCAGCGTCGGACGGCGCGTCCTGGGACGGTGAGTCGCTGGAGGGCGGGTCCTGCCGCGCCTGCTGCTGGCGTTGGCGCAGCATATCTTCGACGATCGCCTTGTTGCGGCGGGCCGGCTCAAGCTCCGGGTCCATTTCCAGCGCCTGGTCATAGGCTTCGATTGCAGCCTCAAGCGCCTCGTTGCGGGCCAACGCATTACCGCGATTGTAATGGTCAACGGCGGTATCGCCCTGGGCGAATCGCTCGGCGGCGCCGGCAAAATCACCCGCCTGGTAGCGGGCATAGCCTTGCCAGCGGGGATCGTCGAAGCGCTCGGCCGCCTCGGCGGGTCGCTGGGACTCCAGCAGCCGCATGCCTTGCTGGTCCGGCCGCAGCCAGAGATCCTGTATGCCTGACGCGCTGGCAGGTTGCGGCATGACGATGAGCAGCGGCAGGCAGAACAGCCAGCCGCGGCGGCCGGCGCAGGCTGCCATTAGCAGCAGCGGCAGCAACAGCCAGTAGCCCTGGTCCAGCCAGGTGTCGAGTCGGGTAGCGTCATCGCGGGGCAGAAGCGCGCCGCTGCGCTCCAGCAAACCGAGGGCACGCAGATCGGCATCGTCGATGCGGGCATGCTGATAGCGTCCGCCGACGTCGGTTGCGAAACGGCGCATCGCACCCTCGTCCAGCCGCGGGATCAGGATCGCGCCCGTATCGTCCTTCAGAAAACTGCCGTCTTGCGTGGCGATGGGAGCACCTTGCGCCGTGCCGACGCCCAGTATCAGCAATGGCTGATCGTTCTCATCGAGCAGCGTGCGGATCGCGGCGCGCTCCGGTTCGTCCAGGCTGCTGCCGATCAACAGCAGCCGGCCGCGCCCATTGGCGCCTCGTGCGAGCAGCTCGATGCCATGGGCCACGGCCAGGTCCGCGCGGTGGCCGGGGGCAGGCATCAGGTCCGGTTGGAGCGCGTCCAGCAGGTTCTGGGTCGTGGCGATGTCGTTGGAAAGCGGCACCAGGGTGTGTGCGCTGCCGGCAAAGGCCACCACCGCGGTCTGGGCGTCCTGGCGCGTCTGCAGCAGGTCGAGGATCTTGCGCTTGGCCTGCTCGATACGCGTGGGATGCACGTCGGCTGCGAGCATGGCTGGCGTGGTGTCGAGCAATATCACCAACGGATCGGCGCGTGACGCGCTGGGTTGTTCGGCGTGCTGCCAGCTTGGTCCGAGCAGCGCCAGGCAGGCCAGTAGCCAGGCTGCACCGAGCAGCAGCCACGGGCGTCTGCTGTTGCGCAGCCTGCCGCGGGTCAGCAGCGCGGCGTGGAAGGCTTCGGGTAACAGGCGCTGCCAGCGGCCGATCTGCCGCTGACGGTGCCAGAGTCGCCATAGCAGCCAGATCGGTAGCGGCACGATCAACAGCCAGAAAGGCCTGAGCAGGTGCGGAAGCCATTCGATCACGGCCGTTCCCCACGCCAGACGAGGCGTTGCAGCGCGGGACGCCACAGGCTGTTTGCCACCAGCAGCAGGCTGATCAGTAGCGCGGCCGACAGTGGCCAGGCGTAGAGGGCATCGGCGACCCGCGCTTGCGTAGGCTGCTGCGCGGCCGGCTCGAGTTGATCGAGCGTGTCGCTGATGCTCTCCAGCTCGCCGCTCGATCGCGCGCGGAAGTATCGACCGCCGGTTTGCTCGGCGATGGCCCGCAGGGTCGGTTCGTCCAGTTCGGCACCTGCGAAGCCGAAACGCTGAAGCACGCCGCTGGCCTGTGATTCGGAGCCGATGCCAATGGTATGGATGGTTATCTCTTGCTCCGCAGCCAGGCGAGCGGCCACCAGCGGCTCGATCTCGCCGCCGTTGTTGGCGCCATCGGTCACCAGCACCAGGACTCTGCTTTGTGCCGGACGTTCGCGCAGTCGCTTGACCGCCAGCCCGATGGCGTCACCGATGGCCGTGTTGCCGCCGGCGATGCCGATGGCAGCCTCGTCGAGCCAGGTGCGTACCGTCTGCCGATCGAAGGTCAGCGGTGCCTGCAGGTAGGCCTTGCTGCCGAAAAGGATCAGCCCGACCCGGTCGCCGCGCCGTTCGATGATGAAATCGCCGAGCAGGTGCTTGACCAGCTCCAGGCGACTGACTTCCTCTCCCTGCCATTGCATGTCCGGGTAATCCATGGAGCCTGAAACGTCCACCGCCAGGAGCAGGTCGCGCCCGCTGGTGGGCAGTGGCAGGGGTTCGCCGAGCCACTGCGGTCGGGCGGCGGCAAACAGCAGGAGCAACCAGACCAGCAGGTATGGGAGCTGCTGACGCCACGCGGGCAGGGTGACCGCCGCGCGGCGACCGGCCAGCGATTCCAGCTCGCCGATGAAGCTGACCTTCAATGCGGCATCGCCGCTGTCCGCCGCTGGGAGCAACCAACGCAGCACCCAGGGCAGCGGCAGCAGCAGGAACACCCATGGCCAGGCCAGCTCAAACATGTTTGCGTATCCAGATTTGCACGGCCTGTTCAAGACCCTGGATGGCTTGATCGTCCAGCCGGCATTCGGCACGGTAGACGCCCTCGACCAGAACCATCCAGCGCGTCAGGCCCGCAGCCGGGCAGCGATTATCGAGAAAGGCCAGCCAGGCACGGCCGCTGAGCGTATGCGGATGATGGTCCGGATAGCGGGTGCGGCACAGGCGCTTGAGCAATGCGTTGAGCTGCTGCAGCCACTGGTTCGCCGGCTGCCCCCCATAAGGCTTGCTCAACTGGGCGAGTTCGTCGAGGGCAACCTGTCGTTGAGGGTCAATGGCCGCTTCGGTTGGCACCTCCTCGCGCAGACGGTGCTGCCAGGGCCGCAAACGCAGCAACACGATGATCGCGAGCACCAGCGCGGCCAGGAACCACCAGCCGGGAGCCGGCGGCCACGCGCTGATCGCCTCGGGCGCGATCAAGGGTTCGAGCTGGTCGAGCGAACTCATCGGTGCGCTCCGCTGGGTTGCACGCTGAGGTGTTCGCGCAATTGTTCGATAAGGTCACGCTGTGTATCCAGCGGCATCAACGGCAACCGCAGACGGTCGGCCAGGCGCCGCCACCGAGCGGTGCGGGCATCGGCCTGGCTGCGGTAAGCCTGGCGTATGGCCGGATCGTGGCTGTCGAGTTCCAGCCGCGCGCCGAACTGGGCGAAGCGCAACAGGCCGGCGGCAGGCAAGGCATGGTCGAGCGGATCGAAGACCGGCACCAGCAACAGGTCGACGTGGCGGGCCAGAAGCGTCAGTTGTTGTTCGGCTGAATCGCCCAGCGCGCGTTCGTCACAGATGATCACCGCCAGGCTGCCGGGACGCAGGACTTCGCGAGCGCGTCTCAAGGCGAGGCCGAAGGCATCTGGATCGGTGTCCTGATCGGTGTTCAGTCCGGCATTGGCGCGGGTCAGGCGGTCGAGCAGCTGCAACAGGCTCTGCTTGCTGCGCCTGGGTTTGATTTCGTGCTGCTCGCCATGGCCGAAGACCAGCCCGCCGACCCGGTCGTTGTGGCTCAGCGCGGCCCAGCCGATCAGGCTGGCTGCCTGCGCGGCGAGCACGGATTTGAAGACCAGGCCGCTGCCGAAGAACAACCGCGTGCTTTGCTCCACCAGAATGTAGATGGGTCGCTCGCGTTCCTCATGGAACAGTTTGGTGTGCGGCTCCTGGGTGCGGGCCGTGACGCGCCAGTCGATGGTACGAACGTCGTCGCCTGCCTGGTAAATGCGCACCTGGTCGAAATCCACCCCGCGCCCGCGGAGCTTGGAGTGATGCAGACCGACCAGTGGGCTGCGACGGTGCGGGGTAGAAAACAGCGGGACTTCACGAACCCGGTGACGCATGTCGATCAGCTCGGCCAGGCTCACGCGGATCCCCGCGCCCGGAGAAGGCGACTCATGGCCGCCGGCCGATGGCAGGGGTTGCATCAGGCCACCGCTACCACATCGAGAATTCGTTGCAGTACCCGATCCTGATCGATGCCGGCGGCTTCGGCCTCGAACGACAGGATCAGCCGGTGGCGCAGCACATCGAACAGCATGGCCTGAATGTCTTCCGGGCTGACGAAATCGCGCCCCGCCAGCCAGGCGTGGGCGCGCGCGCAACGATCCAGCGAGATCGAGCCGCGGGGGCTGGCGCCGTAGGCGATCCAGCCCGCCAGTTCGGCGTCAAACTTGGCGGGTGTACGGGTCGCCATCACCAGCTGGACCAGGTATTCCTCGACCGCATCGGCCATGTACAGGCCGAGGATTTCCTTGCGCGCGGCGAAGATCGCCTGCTGCGAGACACGATGATCGGGCGGGGTTTCGCCATGAATGGCCTCGCCGCGGGCCTGCTGAAGAATGCGTCGCTCCACCGAGGCATCTGGAAATCCAAGCTTGACGTGCAACAGGAAACGGTCGAGTTGCGCCTCGGGCAATGGATAGGTGCCTTCCTGCTCGATGGGGTTCTGCGTGGCCATCACCAGAAACAGCGGCGACAGGTCGTAGGTACTGCGGCCGACGCTGACCTGACGTTCGGCCATGGCTTCGAGCAACGCCGACTGGACCTTTGCCGGGGCGCGGTTGATCTCGTCGGCCAGCACCAGGTTGTGGAAGATGGGGCCTTGCTGAAAAACGAAGCTGCCTGTTTCCGGGCGATAGATCTCCGTCCCGGTGATGTCGGCGGGCAACAGGTCAGGGGTGAACTGGATGCGATGGAACTCGGCCTCCAGGCCTCCCGCCAACTCCTTGATCGCGCGGGTCTTGGCGAGACCCGGAGCGCCTTCGACGAGAAGGTGGCCATCTGCCAGTAATGCGATCAACAGCCGCTCGATCAGCCGTTCCTGGCCAAGAATCTGGGTTGAAAGAAACTGTCGCAACGCGACGAGTGCTTCACGGTGGTCCATCGCTGGGCTCTTCTGCTGGGGCGTGTCAGGGCGGTCGCTCGACGGTCACGACTTTAATTCATTTGCCGAGCGACAGGCTATGCGCCGCTCGGCAACTTCGTCATGCAAGAGGGCCGCAGAGGGGCTCGCATTATCGTCACGTCGACCGATTAAATGTGACGGCGTAGCCGCCCGCGACGCCAGAACAGGGTAGGTTCGCGTTAGCGCAGTCCCTGCCTTGTGGACTAACGTGGAACTTACACGTTGCGTTGCCAGTCAGGTGCCGCGACTGCCCAAGTCGAATTTCCAGCCAGAATGGAGCGAAAAAATGGCGTTCTTTACAGCTGCCAACAAAGCCGACTTTCAGCAACAACTGCAAGTGGCGTTGGCGCAGCATGTCGACGAGAAACTCCTGCCACAAGTGGGACTTTTCGCCGAGCAGTTCTTCGGGATTGTCGCGCTACCGGAGCTTACCGAGCGGCGCATGACCGACCTTGTCGGCTCCACCCTGGCCAGTTGGCGTCTGTTGGAACGTTTCGATCCGGGCCATCCGGAGGTACATGTATTCAACCCTGACTACGAGAAGCATGGCTGGCAGTCGACCCATAGCGTGGTCGAGGTGCTGCATCCGGATATGCCGTTCCTGGTCGACTCCGTGCGGATGGAGCTGACCCGCCGTGGTTATGCGATTCATACCTTGCAGAACAGCGTGCTGCAGGTCCGTCGGGACGCCGATGGCGGCCTGCTCGAATTGCTGCCCAAGGGCCGCTCCGGCGAAGGCAGCGAGGCCGAGTCGCTGATATTCGTCGAGATCGATCGCTGTGCCAGCGCCGCAGCCTTGCGCGAACTGGAGCAGTCGCTTCACGGGGTCCTGGCTGAAGTGCGCCTGGCGGTGAGCGACTTCCCGGCGATGAAGGCCAAGGCCGAAGAACATCATGCCCGGCTGAGCACCCTCCAGCCGGCGAGCGATGCCCAACTGGCCGAAAGCATGGATTTCATGCGCTGGCTGGCCGATGACCATTTCACTTTCCTGGGCTATGAGGAATTCACGGTCATCGATCAGGGCGACGGTGGCCGCATCATTTATGACGAGTCGTCCTTACTGGGCTTGTCGCGCATCCTGCGCACGGGACTGCAGGAAGACGATCAACTGATCATGC is a genomic window of Stutzerimonas stutzeri containing:
- a CDS encoding vWA domain-containing protein; amino-acid sequence: MFELAWPWVFLLLPLPWVLRWLLPAADSGDAALKVSFIGELESLAGRRAAVTLPAWRQQLPYLLVWLLLLFAAARPQWLGEPLPLPTSGRDLLLAVDVSGSMDYPDMQWQGEEVSRLELVKHLLGDFIIERRGDRVGLILFGSKAYLQAPLTFDRQTVRTWLDEAAIGIAGGNTAIGDAIGLAVKRLRERPAQSRVLVLVTDGANNGGEIEPLVAARLAAEQEITIHTIGIGSESQASGVLQRFGFAGAELDEPTLRAIAEQTGGRYFRARSSGELESISDTLDQLEPAAQQPTQARVADALYAWPLSAALLISLLLVANSLWRPALQRLVWRGERP
- a CDS encoding VWA domain-containing protein produces the protein MIEWLPHLLRPFWLLIVPLPIWLLWRLWHRQRQIGRWQRLLPEAFHAALLTRGRLRNSRRPWLLLGAAWLLACLALLGPSWQHAEQPSASRADPLVILLDTTPAMLAADVHPTRIEQAKRKILDLLQTRQDAQTAVVAFAGSAHTLVPLSNDIATTQNLLDALQPDLMPAPGHRADLAVAHGIELLARGANGRGRLLLIGSSLDEPERAAIRTLLDENDQPLLILGVGTAQGAPIATQDGSFLKDDTGAILIPRLDEGAMRRFATDVGGRYQHARIDDADLRALGLLERSGALLPRDDATRLDTWLDQGYWLLLPLLLMAACAGRRGWLFCLPLLIVMPQPASASGIQDLWLRPDQQGMRLLESQRPAEAAERFDDPRWQGYARYQAGDFAGAAERFAQGDTAVDHYNRGNALARNEALEAAIEAYDQALEMDPELEPARRNKAIVEDMLRQRQQQARQDPPSSDSPSQDAPSDADQPEQSATNGSPAAQGDATEAPEQDEASSRNPNAGANAAQTPESNQRSETGEPPAQPQEDIDPEQDQAMQQWLRKVPDDPGELLRRKFLYEQRKRQETNR
- a CDS encoding DUF4381 domain-containing protein, with product MSSLDQLEPLIAPEAISAWPPAPGWWFLAALVLAIIVLLRLRPWQHRLREEVPTEAAIDPQRQVALDELAQLSKPYGGQPANQWLQQLNALLKRLCRTRYPDHHPHTLSGRAWLAFLDNRCPAAGLTRWMVLVEGVYRAECRLDDQAIQGLEQAVQIWIRKHV
- a CDS encoding AAA family ATPase; the encoded protein is MDHREALVALRQFLSTQILGQERLIERLLIALLADGHLLVEGAPGLAKTRAIKELAGGLEAEFHRIQFTPDLLPADITGTEIYRPETGSFVFQQGPIFHNLVLADEINRAPAKVQSALLEAMAERQVSVGRSTYDLSPLFLVMATQNPIEQEGTYPLPEAQLDRFLLHVKLGFPDASVERRILQQARGEAIHGETPPDHRVSQQAIFAARKEILGLYMADAVEEYLVQLVMATRTPAKFDAELAGWIAYGASPRGSISLDRCARAHAWLAGRDFVSPEDIQAMLFDVLRHRLILSFEAEAAGIDQDRVLQRILDVVAVA
- a CDS encoding DUF58 domain-containing protein; the protein is MQPLPSAGGHESPSPGAGIRVSLAELIDMRHRVREVPLFSTPHRRSPLVGLHHSKLRGRGVDFDQVRIYQAGDDVRTIDWRVTARTQEPHTKLFHEERERPIYILVEQSTRLFFGSGLVFKSVLAAQAASLIGWAALSHNDRVGGLVFGHGEQHEIKPRRSKQSLLQLLDRLTRANAGLNTDQDTDPDAFGLALRRAREVLRPGSLAVIICDERALGDSAEQQLTLLARHVDLLLVPVFDPLDHALPAAGLLRFAQFGARLELDSHDPAIRQAYRSQADARTARWRRLADRLRLPLMPLDTQRDLIEQLREHLSVQPSGAHR